A genomic window from Lotus japonicus ecotype B-129 chromosome 1, LjGifu_v1.2 includes:
- the LOC130728863 gene encoding senescence-associated carboxylesterase 101-like, translating to LVNYQYFPYHSYNLCWDVISSRHDGVVSNLGIFGLSWKVYKEPDNTDVVIIAFEAVTSDSSDLLQPDLVSSSDLLLFTESNPLFSVNKTAFSLFYGNHHKLEELKSELNISNSSTTKLIVTGHGLGGSIASLFTISLLDNIGSGKKHPLCITFGSPLVGDKKLKQAISRSTCYESSDSILEILLEFGSIHAQNQGFQSSDYGSIVENLKFKPICNDFTTRDEDIVHQDSLFAICISLQLRALGLTPHVQQQKQSIDVKILETKMQILEEKLIMQRRISFDPPKKLSEMKGYLAQLEWYKKVTKDQGIGYYDCYKNMYHETNFDVILIHKNLTVYWEKVVEEAKLKPRREVSAFRNRYLYGGTTYRRIVEPLVIAQYYKEGGTDYAIQRSKHFEVLQEWLKEAWDRRKQDLESTSKKNVKAILTIDSCFWAYVEEALLSCKELKVSKENEEALKKLLEFEEYVNGLLENYAVSPEIFLEKSSFMRWWIEYKGLKGTSYSSPLVSYE from the exons CTCGTTAATTATCAGTATTTCCCTTATCACTCTTATAACTTGTGTTGGGATGTTATCTCATCTCGTCATGACGGCGTCGTTTCCAACTTGGGAATATTTGGACTGTCCTGGAAAGTTTACAAAGAGCCGGATAATACGGATGTGGTAATTATAGCGTTTGAGGCAGTAACCTCAGATTCTTCCGATCTTCTTCAACCTGATCTGGTTTCATCTTCTGATTTGCTTCTCTTCACAGAAAGCAATCCACTTTTCTCTGTTAACAAAACTGCATTTTCCCTCTTTTATGGAAATCATCACAAGCTTGAAGAGTTGAAATCTGAG CTTAATATTTCTAATTCATCCACAACCAAGTTAATTGTTACTGGACATGGTCTAGGAGGATCAATTGCTTCTCTATTCACTATATCACTATTGGACAACATTGGTTCAGGAAAGAAGCACCCACTCTGCATCACCTTTGGTTCACCGCTTGTTGGTGACAAAAAGTTGAAGCAAGCCATATCAC GTTCTACTTGTTATGAGAGCTCTGACTCTATTTTGGAAATTCTCCTGGAATTTGGATCAATCCATGCACAAAATCAAGGATTTCAATCTTCAGATTATGGAAGTATAGTTGAAAATCTCAAATTTAAACCAATTTGTAATGATTTTACTACTCGGGATGAAGATATAGTGCATCAAGATTCATTATTTGCTATTTGTATCAGTTTGCAGTTGCGGGCACTAGGACTGACACCACATGTGCAG CAGCAAAAACAGAGCATTGATGTAAAGATTCTGGAAACAAAGATGCAAATACTAGAAGAAAAACTTATTATGCAGAGGAGGATAAGTTTTGATCCACCGAAGAAACTGAGTGAAATGAAAGGATACTTGGCCCAACTTGAATGGTACAAGAAGGTAACTAAGGATCAAGGGATAGGGTACTATGACTGCTACAAGAACATGTACCATGAAACAAACTTTGATGTTATTCTGATCCACAAAAACCTAACAGTTTATTGGGAAAAAGTGGTTGAAGAAGCAAAATTGAAGCCTCGAAGAGAAGTTTCGGCTTTTCGTAACCGCTATCTCTATGGTGGGACTACTTACAGGAGAATTGTTGAACCCTTAGTTATTGCCCAATACTATAAAGAGGGGGGTACAGACTATGCGATTCAAAGGTCGAAACATTTCGAAGTGTTGCAGGAGTGGTTGAAGGAAGCGTGGGATAGAAGAAAACAGGATTTGGAGAGTACAAGCAAGAAGAATGTGAAAGCTATTTTAACGATAGATTCATGTTTTTGGGCATATGTGGAAGAAGCTCTCCTTTCATGCAAAGAGTTGAAGGTTtccaaagaaaatgaagaagcaTTGAAGAAATTGCTTGAATTTGAGGAGTATGTTAATGGGTTGCTTGAAAACTATGCAGTATCCCCTGAGATTTTCTTGGAGAAAAGTAGCTTCATGCGTTGGTGGATTGAGTATAAAGGACTTAAAGGAACTTCATATAGTTCACCACTCGTCAGTTATGAATGA
- the LOC130717711 gene encoding uncharacterized protein LOC130717711, producing MSTILFLDLNTVSFPTDEFGMEKGLRQGDPIAPLLFLVVVEGLNGLLKQAVQLRKYSGYNLGNSEEVTVSMLQFADDTLFFGVASLQNAQTIECILRCFELVSGLKMNFHKSKLGGIALEGALAQRLAWVLNCRRMEIPFTYLGLSVGANPRKLSFWDPVISRLRSRLSRWRQKSVSFGGRLTLISSVLSSIPLFYLSFYLMPKGVIQTCKRIMRTFLWGGAEGHKKLAWIKWDVVCKPKEMGGLGIKNWNVFNKALLGKWRWRLMHEQNSLWGNVLRAKYTIPNLGDTVERRGKASEWWKDIL from the coding sequence ATGTCCACTATTCTTTTCCTTGACTTAAACACTGTATCATTCCCCACGGATGAATTCGGAATGGAAAAAGGTCTAAGACAAGGCGATCCAATTGCCCCCTTGCTTTTCCTTGTTGTTGTGGAGGGTTTAAATGGTTTGCTTAAACAAGCGGTGCAACTAAGGAAGTATTCGGGGTATAATTTAGGGAACTCCGAGGAGGTAACAGTGTCAATGTTACAATTTGCAGATGACACCTTGTTCTTTGGGGTCGCTTCTTTGCAAAATGCTCAAACAATTGAATGCATTCTCAGATGCTTTGAGCTCGTGTCGGGCTTAAAGATGAATTTTCACAAGAGCAAGCTAGGAGGAATTGCATTAGAGGGAGCACTTGCACAAAGACTAGCTTGGGTTCTGAATTGTAGGAGGATGGAGATACCTTTCACCTACCTGGGCTTATCAGTGGGAGCAAATCCTAGAAAGTTGTCTTTTTGGGATCCAGTGATCTCTAGACTTCGAAGCCGCTTATCTCGATGGCGACAAAAATCAGTTTCTTTTGGTGGCCGACTTACATTGATCTCCAGTGTCTTATCCTCGATCCCATTGTTCTACCTCTCATTCTACCTGATGCCAAAAGGTGTGATCCAAACTTGCAAGAGGATCATGAGAACCTTTCTTTGGGGTGGCGCGGAGGGGCACAAAAAACTTGCTTGGATAAAATGGGATGTAGTGTGTAAACCGAAGGAGATGGGTGGCCTAGGCATAAAGAATTGGAATGTCTTTAACAAAGCTCTTCTCGGGAAATGGAGATGGAGGCTAATGCATGAACAAAATAGCCTATGGGGGAATGTTTTGAGAGCAAAATATACAATCCCAAATCTTGGTGACACAGTGGAAAGGAGGGGAAAAGCGTCCGAATGGTGGAAAGACATCCTCTAA